In a genomic window of Anomaloglossus baeobatrachus isolate aAnoBae1 unplaced genomic scaffold, aAnoBae1.hap1 Scaffold_118, whole genome shotgun sequence:
- the LOC142260521 gene encoding uncharacterized protein LOC142260521, translating to MDMDRDKMAERILHLTLGILFRLTGEDYTVVKKTSSERCQAPVSEGWGRPLSPITGPPPHPPIHEDINDQKILELTYKMIELLTGEVPIRCQDVTVYFSMEEWEYLEGHKDLYKDVMMEVPKTLTSPGLSSKRTTPERCPRPRLPQDCKQEDPNVLQDHQDPTISDPLSGDLLYKRILLIDPSRMDMDRDKMAERILHLTLEILFRLTGEVRDSDDVTLHHSYLWE from the exons atggatatggacagggacaagatggcggagaggatattacacctcaccctagggatcctcttccggcttactggagag gattacacagtagtgaagaagacctctagtgagcgctgtcaggcccctgtgtctgagggatggggaagacccctgagcccaatcacggggcctccacctcaccccccgatacatgaggacatcaatgaccagaagatcctagaactcacctacaagatgattgagctgctgactggagag gttcctataaggtgtcaggacgtcaccgtctatttctccatggaggagtgggagtatttagaaggacacaaagatctgtacaaggacgtcatgatggaggttcccaagaccctcacatcaccag gtctatccagtaagaggacaacaccagagagatgtccccgtcctcgtctcccacaggactgtaaacaagaagatcccaatgttcttcaggatcatcag gaccctacaatatcggatcctctcagtggagatcttttatataagagaattctcctgattgacccatcaaggatggatatggacagggacaagatggcggagaggatattacacctcaccctagagatcctcttccggcttactggagaggtgagagattctgatgacgtcacattacatcattcttatctatgggaataa